The following are encoded in a window of Kitasatospora sp. NBC_01250 genomic DNA:
- a CDS encoding gluconokinase, whose amino-acid sequence MATKRADPPRRTTILVVLGVSGSGKSTVAAMLAERLGLSFLETDDLHTPQDRARMAAGHPLADADRWPWLGRVTRWMDEQIASGASGVVACSALKRSYRDYLRDGRPEVRLLYLQGSRELIASRLAARRGHFFPVELLASQFEDFEEPAADEHPYVVPLAGSPEQTVARALELLGADGLRTSPDS is encoded by the coding sequence ATGGCAACGAAGCGCGCGGATCCACCGCGCCGGACGACGATCCTCGTGGTTCTGGGCGTTTCCGGGTCAGGCAAGAGCACGGTGGCGGCCATGCTGGCCGAACGGCTCGGGCTGTCCTTCCTGGAGACGGACGACCTCCACACCCCACAGGACCGGGCCAGGATGGCCGCCGGTCATCCGCTCGCCGATGCGGACCGGTGGCCGTGGCTCGGCCGGGTCACGCGGTGGATGGATGAACAGATCGCAAGCGGCGCGTCGGGCGTCGTGGCCTGCTCGGCGCTGAAGCGATCGTACCGGGACTATCTGCGGGACGGGCGGCCGGAGGTTCGGCTGCTGTACCTGCAGGGGAGCCGGGAGCTCATCGCGTCGCGGCTGGCCGCGCGGCGGGGCCACTTCTTCCCGGTCGAGCTGCTGGCGAGTCAGTTCGAGGACTTCGAGGAGCCGGCGGCGGACGAGCACCCGTACGTGGTGCCGCTCGCGGGTTCCCCGGAGCAGACCGTCGCCAGGGCGTTGGAGCTGCTCGGTGCCGACGGGCTCAGAACGTCACCGGACAGCTGA
- a CDS encoding MFS transporter → MISGEPAGPGRATEPAVPVPVVAVAELRGRVGGGWIGALSLANLAVFLGFFTPIQILLPLQLERLDAAHKADLLSWVTGVGALVAMLVNPLAGAVSDRTTSRFGRRRPWIVLGALLGAGGLLYTAGRHSLPGVIVGWALAQAGLNVMLAGVTTPVVDQVPVGQRAVVSGWTGISQSLGLVAGAGLVTVLGGGVLAGYGGTAIAVVVLGLPFVLFCRDPVLPPAARAPFRLRTLAAGYWVSPRRYPDFGWAFLTRLLINLGNAIGTLYLLYYLTDAVHYPSPDSGVLVLTAVYTAAALLTAIPAGAISDRTGRRRALVVVSCVVMAAAALLLALFHSWPVTIVAAFVLGAGYGIYLAVDQALVTQVLPVAADHAKDLGVINIANSGPQVLAPALAAPVVSHLGGYGGLYALTAVVTLLAAPLVHRIRGVA, encoded by the coding sequence ATGATCAGTGGCGAGCCCGCGGGGCCCGGGAGAGCGACCGAGCCGGCCGTGCCGGTGCCGGTGGTGGCGGTGGCCGAGCTCCGGGGCCGGGTCGGCGGCGGCTGGATCGGTGCGCTGAGCCTGGCCAACCTGGCCGTCTTCCTGGGGTTCTTCACGCCGATCCAGATCCTGCTGCCGCTCCAGCTCGAACGCCTCGACGCCGCGCACAAGGCCGACTTGCTGTCGTGGGTCACCGGGGTCGGCGCGCTCGTCGCGATGCTCGTCAACCCGCTGGCCGGTGCGGTCTCGGACCGCACCACCTCCCGCTTCGGACGTCGTCGGCCGTGGATCGTGCTGGGTGCGCTGCTCGGCGCGGGCGGCCTGCTGTACACGGCGGGCCGGCACTCGCTGCCCGGTGTCATCGTCGGGTGGGCGCTGGCGCAGGCAGGGCTGAACGTCATGCTGGCGGGGGTCACCACGCCGGTCGTCGACCAAGTCCCGGTCGGGCAGCGGGCCGTGGTCTCCGGCTGGACGGGGATCAGCCAGTCGCTGGGGCTGGTGGCGGGCGCGGGGCTGGTGACGGTGCTCGGCGGCGGCGTCCTGGCCGGCTACGGCGGGACCGCGATCGCGGTCGTCGTGCTCGGGCTGCCCTTCGTCCTCTTCTGCCGCGACCCGGTTCTCCCGCCCGCGGCGCGTGCCCCGTTCCGCCTCCGGACGCTGGCCGCCGGCTACTGGGTCAGCCCCCGCCGGTACCCCGACTTCGGCTGGGCCTTCCTCACCCGTCTGCTGATCAATCTGGGCAACGCGATCGGCACCCTGTACCTGCTCTACTACCTGACCGACGCCGTGCACTACCCGTCGCCCGACAGCGGCGTCCTCGTCCTCACCGCCGTCTACACCGCGGCCGCGCTGCTCACCGCGATCCCCGCTGGTGCGATCTCGGACCGCACCGGCCGCCGCCGGGCGCTGGTCGTCGTCTCCTGCGTGGTGATGGCCGCCGCCGCGCTGCTCCTGGCGCTGTTCCACAGCTGGCCGGTCACCATCGTGGCGGCGTTCGTGCTCGGCGCGGGGTACGGCATCTATCTGGCCGTCGACCAGGCCCTGGTCACCCAGGTGCTGCCGGTGGCCGCCGACCACGCCAAGGACCTGGGCGTCATCAACATCGCCAACTCCGGTCCCCAGGTGCTCGCTCCGGCCCTGGCCGCTCCCGTCGTGTCCCACCTGGGCGGCTACGGCGGTCTCTACGCCCTCACCGCCGTGGTCACCCTGCTCGCCGCCCCGCTGGTCCACCGCATCCGCGGCGTCGCCTGA
- a CDS encoding cytochrome d ubiquinol oxidase subunit II: MMADAISWVLVLAIAAYACAGGTDYGAGFWDLLSGGAERGERPRWLIDHAMAPVWEANNVWLIFVFIIMWTGFPTMFQAVFDAMWLPLALAAIGLVLRGAGFALRKPTRRLAGRRIYGAVFAVSSLLTPFFFGVVIGGIAAGRVAPGTTASSDAWANPTSIVAGLLTVAATAYLGAVFLTADARRFGAEDLVRYFRLRALCSLGVIVVLAVIGIPVTHHDAAYVRHGLTHGAGLALVILAALAAALTALLLARREYRWCRCTSVAGVALTVGAWGLAQRPYLLPTSLTVAQAAGAAHTLRWLAIVTVIAVVVVGPALVLLYRLDTLGELEPLTDSDTRGAQAPGDNL; this comes from the coding sequence ATGATGGCCGACGCGATCTCCTGGGTGCTGGTGCTGGCAATCGCCGCCTACGCCTGCGCCGGGGGCACCGACTACGGCGCCGGCTTCTGGGACCTGCTGTCCGGGGGAGCCGAGCGCGGCGAGCGCCCCCGCTGGCTGATCGACCATGCCATGGCACCCGTCTGGGAGGCCAACAACGTCTGGCTGATCTTCGTCTTCATCATCATGTGGACCGGCTTCCCCACGATGTTCCAGGCCGTTTTCGACGCCATGTGGCTGCCACTGGCCCTGGCCGCCATCGGCCTGGTCCTGCGCGGCGCAGGCTTCGCCCTGCGCAAGCCGACCCGGCGCCTGGCCGGACGGCGGATCTACGGCGCGGTCTTCGCGGTCTCCTCACTGCTCACCCCCTTCTTCTTCGGCGTGGTCATCGGCGGCATCGCCGCCGGCCGGGTCGCGCCCGGGACCACGGCCTCCTCCGACGCCTGGGCCAATCCCACCTCCATCGTTGCCGGGCTGCTCACTGTCGCGGCCACCGCGTACCTCGGCGCCGTCTTCCTCACCGCGGACGCGCGCCGCTTCGGAGCCGAGGACCTGGTCCGGTACTTCCGGCTCCGAGCGCTCTGCAGCCTCGGAGTCATCGTGGTGCTGGCGGTCATCGGCATCCCCGTCACCCACCACGACGCCGCCTACGTCCGGCACGGCCTCACCCATGGGGCCGGGTTGGCGCTCGTGATCCTCGCTGCCCTCGCCGCCGCCCTCACCGCGCTGCTGCTCGCGCGGCGGGAGTACCGCTGGTGCCGCTGCACCTCGGTGGCCGGCGTCGCCCTGACCGTGGGCGCCTGGGGCCTCGCCCAGCGCCCGTACCTGCTGCCCACCTCGTTGACGGTGGCACAGGCCGCTGGAGCCGCCCACACGTTGCGCTGGTTGGCGATCGTCACGGTGATCGCGGTCGTGGTGGTCGGGCCGGCCCTCGTCCTGCTCTACCGTCTCGACACGCTCGGAGAGCTGGAACCCCTCACCGACTCCGATACGCGAGGGGCTCAGGCACCGGGCGACAACCTCTAG
- a CDS encoding amidohydrolase family protein — MAEDQQRAAGRDAATAPGAAPGTAAEAAGVTAFWQRLGLPGLIDVHTHFMPENVLAKVWAYFDAAGPLIGREWGITYREDEAERLAVLRGFGVRAFTAMLYPHKAGMAEWLNGWAAGFAARTPDCLHTATFFPEPGAERYVAEAVDGGARVFKAHLQVGGYDPTDPLLDGVWGLLAERGIPVVTHCGSGPAPGKHTGPGPMAEVMARHPALPLIVAHLGLPEYAEFLDLAARYPAVHLDTTMAFTEFTERHSPFPPDLRPRLLELGDRILLGTDYPNIPYPYLHALDSLAGLDLGDDWLRAVCYQNAARLFGR; from the coding sequence ATGGCGGAGGACCAGCAGCGCGCGGCAGGCCGGGACGCGGCAACGGCTCCCGGTGCCGCCCCGGGTACGGCGGCCGAGGCCGCCGGGGTCACCGCGTTCTGGCAGCGGCTCGGCCTGCCCGGCCTGATCGACGTGCACACCCACTTCATGCCCGAGAACGTGCTGGCCAAGGTGTGGGCCTACTTCGATGCGGCCGGTCCGCTGATCGGCCGGGAGTGGGGCATCACCTACCGCGAGGACGAGGCCGAACGCCTGGCTGTGCTGCGGGGCTTCGGCGTCCGCGCGTTCACCGCGATGCTCTACCCGCACAAGGCGGGGATGGCCGAGTGGCTCAACGGCTGGGCGGCCGGGTTCGCCGCGCGGACCCCGGACTGCCTGCACACCGCGACCTTCTTCCCGGAGCCGGGCGCCGAGCGCTACGTGGCCGAGGCGGTCGACGGCGGTGCCCGGGTCTTCAAGGCCCACCTCCAGGTGGGCGGCTACGACCCGACCGATCCGCTGTTGGACGGCGTCTGGGGTCTGCTCGCCGAGCGCGGGATCCCGGTGGTCACCCACTGCGGCTCCGGGCCGGCACCGGGCAAGCACACCGGGCCCGGCCCGATGGCCGAGGTGATGGCCCGCCATCCGGCGCTCCCGCTGATCGTGGCCCATCTCGGACTGCCCGAGTACGCCGAGTTCCTCGACCTGGCGGCCAGGTACCCGGCGGTCCACCTGGACACCACGATGGCCTTCACCGAGTTCACCGAGCGGCATTCGCCGTTCCCGCCCGACCTTCGGCCGCGCCTGCTGGAGTTGGGGGACCGGATCCTGCTCGGCACCGACTACCCGAACATCCCGTACCCCTACCTGCACGCGCTGGACTCGCTGGCCGGGCTCGACCTCGGCGACGACTGGCTCCGCGCGGTCTGCTATCAGAACGCCGCCCGGCTCTTCGGGAGGTGA
- a CDS encoding glycoside hydrolase family 15 protein, whose protein sequence is MDRYPPIADHGLVGDLQTAALVSSQGVVDWFAAPRFDSPSIFAALLDHDRGGYFLFAPEEADVTYKQLYYPDTAVLVTRFMSPDGVGEVIDCMPPDRTGTPTDRHTLIRVVRAVRGTVRFVLDCRPRFDYGRAPHELDLQGETAVFHAPELAGYLQSTFPVERNGNDVRGEVTLNAGELAGAAFTVCVPDGAPPAPITVEELSDRLFDIGNFWQGWLRTSTYRGRWPNMVGRSAITLKLLTYHPTGAPVAAATMGLPEQIGGERNWDYRYTWVRDGSLSVRALLDLGFAEEATRFTHWLRDRLAERAGSDGERLQIMYRVDGDPDIPEVILDHFEGYRGSAPVRAGNAAMDQLQLDIYGEVLYALAEGGTVGQHTGYHGWKGLAAALDWLADSWDRPDEGIWETRGGRKDFTYSRVMCWAAFDAGLRLATEFSRPADLARWTTARDAILEQVMTRGWSDKEQALVQHYDGDVLDASLLLIPRVGFLAPKGPGWLSTLDAIDRKLVSDSLVYRYDPAASPDGLRGSEGTFSLCTFLYVDAMARAGRTEQGRYAFEKMQTYANHVGLFAEEIGPSGEQLGNFPQAFTHLSLIMAATTLDAALDREQAR, encoded by the coding sequence ATGGACCGCTATCCGCCTATCGCCGACCACGGTCTGGTGGGCGACCTGCAGACCGCCGCGCTGGTCTCGTCCCAAGGGGTCGTCGACTGGTTCGCAGCTCCTCGGTTCGACTCACCCAGCATCTTCGCCGCCCTGCTCGACCACGACCGGGGCGGCTACTTCCTCTTCGCCCCGGAGGAGGCGGATGTCACGTACAAGCAGCTCTACTACCCCGACACCGCCGTCCTGGTGACCCGGTTCATGTCCCCCGACGGGGTCGGCGAGGTGATCGACTGCATGCCACCCGACCGGACGGGCACGCCCACCGACCGGCACACGCTGATTCGCGTCGTGCGCGCGGTGCGGGGCACTGTGCGGTTCGTCCTGGACTGCCGTCCGCGGTTCGACTACGGCCGTGCCCCTCACGAACTCGATCTCCAGGGCGAGACCGCGGTGTTCCACGCCCCGGAACTGGCCGGATACCTGCAGAGCACCTTCCCCGTGGAACGCAACGGGAACGACGTGCGCGGAGAGGTCACGCTGAACGCCGGGGAGCTGGCGGGTGCCGCCTTCACCGTCTGCGTCCCGGACGGGGCCCCGCCCGCGCCGATCACCGTGGAGGAGCTCAGTGACCGGCTCTTCGACATCGGCAACTTCTGGCAGGGCTGGCTGCGCACCTCCACCTACCGCGGCCGATGGCCGAACATGGTGGGCCGCTCCGCCATCACGCTCAAACTCCTCACCTACCACCCCACGGGCGCCCCGGTCGCCGCGGCGACCATGGGCCTTCCCGAGCAGATCGGTGGCGAGCGCAACTGGGACTACCGCTACACCTGGGTCCGTGACGGCTCGCTGTCCGTCCGAGCGCTGCTCGACCTCGGATTCGCCGAGGAGGCCACCCGGTTCACCCACTGGCTGCGCGACCGCCTGGCCGAACGAGCGGGGTCCGACGGCGAGCGTCTGCAGATCATGTACCGGGTCGACGGCGATCCCGACATCCCCGAGGTGATCCTCGACCACTTCGAGGGCTACCGCGGCTCGGCCCCGGTCCGGGCCGGCAACGCCGCCATGGACCAGTTGCAGCTCGACATCTACGGCGAGGTGCTCTACGCCCTGGCCGAGGGCGGCACCGTGGGCCAGCACACGGGCTATCACGGGTGGAAGGGGCTCGCCGCCGCCCTGGACTGGCTCGCCGACTCCTGGGACCGTCCCGACGAGGGCATCTGGGAGACCCGCGGCGGACGCAAGGACTTCACCTACAGCCGGGTGATGTGCTGGGCCGCCTTCGACGCCGGGCTCCGTCTGGCCACCGAGTTCAGCAGGCCCGCCGACCTCGCGCGCTGGACCACCGCCCGCGACGCCATCCTCGAGCAGGTGATGACCCGCGGGTGGAGCGACAAGGAGCAGGCTCTCGTCCAGCACTACGACGGGGACGTGCTGGACGCGTCCTTGCTGCTCATCCCCCGGGTCGGCTTCCTCGCGCCCAAGGGCCCGGGCTGGCTGTCCACGCTGGACGCCATCGACCGCAAACTCGTCTCCGACAGCCTCGTCTACCGCTACGACCCGGCCGCCTCGCCCGACGGTCTACGAGGCTCCGAGGGCACGTTCAGCCTCTGCACCTTCCTCTACGTCGATGCGATGGCCCGGGCCGGCCGGACCGAGCAGGGGCGCTACGCCTTCGAGAAGATGCAGACCTACGCCAACCACGTCGGTCTCTTCGCCGAGGAGATCGGGCCGAGCGGGGAGCAACTGGGCAACTTCCCCCAGGCGTTCACCCATCTCTCGCTGATCATGGCCGCCACCACCCTCGACGCGGCACTCGACCGGGAACAGGCTCGCTGA
- a CDS encoding cytochrome ubiquinol oxidase subunit I, with amino-acid sequence MHSTTLLLASTPPQMLPARELMAFTLGSHILLVPFGVALPLITLLMHYRGLRKGDAVALKLARRWSAVMAVQFAIGIVTGTVLSFEFGLLWPRMMGRWGDVFGLGFGVEAWAFFLEAVLIAIYLYGWRRLRPWTHFWLGAPLPLAALLGAFGIIAANSWMNTPQGFTLDAQGNPVDVTVRQAIFTPIFGPEYWHFAVAMFLTAGYVVAGVYAVGWLRGRRDRYHRLGFTVPFTVAAILTPVQFFLGDNLARQVFHKQPVKFAAAEMVWNTDTHVPEYLFGRLNEDGTISGGIKIPQLDSILAGFKPSTQVTGLTSVAADDRPTATQATIVHWTFDIMATIGSLLILLALWYAWCWWRRRDLPRSRWFFRCAAVAGAASLLTVECGWITTEVGRQPWIVYFNMRVSDAVTATRASSLWTMFGIVVAVYVLIFGAFLAVLLKMRTRWRIADESPAGRAGAIGPEAGTPYGPREATAATTGAAPDPGTPRPPGGTS; translated from the coding sequence ATGCACAGCACCACGCTTCTTCTCGCGAGCACCCCGCCCCAGATGCTGCCCGCGCGCGAGCTGATGGCCTTCACCCTGGGCTCCCACATCCTCCTGGTCCCGTTCGGTGTCGCGCTGCCCTTGATCACGCTCCTGATGCACTACCGCGGGCTGCGCAAGGGCGATGCCGTGGCCCTGAAGCTGGCCCGGCGCTGGTCGGCGGTGATGGCTGTGCAGTTCGCCATCGGGATCGTCACCGGCACCGTCCTCTCCTTCGAGTTCGGGCTGCTGTGGCCGAGGATGATGGGCCGCTGGGGGGACGTGTTCGGTCTCGGATTCGGCGTCGAGGCCTGGGCGTTCTTCCTTGAGGCCGTCCTCATCGCGATCTACCTGTACGGCTGGCGCAGGCTCAGGCCCTGGACGCACTTCTGGCTCGGCGCGCCGCTGCCGCTGGCCGCGCTGCTGGGAGCGTTCGGCATCATCGCGGCGAACTCCTGGATGAACACCCCGCAGGGCTTCACCCTCGACGCCCAGGGCAATCCGGTCGACGTCACCGTGCGGCAGGCGATCTTCACGCCGATCTTCGGTCCGGAGTACTGGCACTTCGCGGTGGCGATGTTCCTGACCGCCGGCTACGTGGTCGCCGGGGTCTACGCGGTCGGCTGGCTGCGCGGACGCCGCGACCGTTACCACAGGCTCGGCTTCACCGTGCCGTTCACCGTCGCCGCGATCCTCACCCCCGTCCAGTTCTTCCTGGGCGACAACCTCGCCCGGCAGGTCTTCCACAAACAGCCGGTCAAGTTCGCCGCCGCCGAGATGGTCTGGAACACCGACACCCACGTGCCGGAGTACCTGTTCGGGCGCCTCAACGAGGACGGAACGATCTCCGGCGGCATCAAGATCCCCCAACTCGACTCGATCCTGGCCGGATTCAAGCCCAGCACCCAGGTCACCGGCCTGACCTCGGTGGCCGCCGACGACCGCCCCACCGCCACCCAGGCGACCATCGTCCACTGGACCTTCGACATCATGGCCACCATCGGCAGCCTGCTGATCCTGCTCGCCCTCTGGTACGCGTGGTGCTGGTGGCGCCGCCGTGACCTCCCCCGGTCCCGGTGGTTCTTCCGCTGCGCCGCCGTCGCCGGGGCCGCCAGTCTGCTGACCGTGGAGTGCGGCTGGATCACCACCGAGGTCGGCCGCCAACCCTGGATCGTCTACTTCAACATGCGGGTCTCCGACGCGGTCACCGCCACCCGCGCGAGTTCACTGTGGACGATGTTCGGCATCGTGGTGGCCGTGTACGTGCTCATTTTCGGCGCCTTCCTCGCCGTGCTGCTGAAGATGCGCACCCGCTGGCGGATCGCCGACGAGAGCCCGGCCGGGCGGGCCGGCGCGATCGGTCCGGAGGCCGGCACTCCGTACGGCCCAAGGGAAGCGACCGCGGCAACCACCGGAGCCGCGCCGGATCCCGGCACGCCGCGGCCACCTGGTGGCACGTCATGA
- a CDS encoding GNAT family N-acetyltransferase, with the protein MSEQRAGAKAAFSEKPTLVGERVLLRPFQLATDIDVLRGMLADPEVARFANGDPGNTPPPPWDEDAERRMRAWYGSRAEQADRLDLAVVDRATGHCVGEVVLNEWEPANRSCNFRIVLAEAGRDRGLGTEALRLIVGHGFERLGLHRISLGLFSFNPRARRCYEKAGFVLEGVRRQAHRFGDEWADDLVMAILAPEWEQHRGHPQGR; encoded by the coding sequence ATGAGCGAGCAACGGGCCGGTGCGAAGGCCGCTTTCAGTGAGAAGCCCACGCTGGTCGGCGAGCGGGTGCTGCTGCGTCCCTTCCAACTGGCAACGGACATCGACGTGCTGCGCGGCATGCTGGCCGACCCCGAGGTCGCCCGCTTCGCCAACGGGGACCCCGGCAACACCCCGCCCCCGCCCTGGGACGAGGACGCCGAGCGGCGGATGCGGGCGTGGTACGGCAGCCGCGCCGAGCAGGCCGACCGGCTGGACCTGGCGGTGGTCGACCGCGCCACCGGTCACTGTGTCGGCGAGGTGGTGCTCAACGAGTGGGAACCCGCCAACCGCAGTTGCAACTTCCGGATCGTCCTGGCCGAAGCCGGTCGCGACCGGGGCCTCGGCACCGAGGCGCTGCGCCTGATCGTCGGCCATGGCTTCGAGCGCCTGGGGCTGCACCGCATCTCGCTCGGTCTCTTCTCCTTCAATCCGCGCGCGCGACGCTGCTACGAGAAGGCCGGCTTCGTCCTGGAGGGCGTGCGTCGCCAGGCACACCGGTTCGGGGACGAGTGGGCGGACGATCTGGTGATGGCGATCCTGGCTCCCGAATGGGAGCAGCACCGCGGCCACCCGCAGGGGCGGTGA
- a CDS encoding aldose 1-epimerase family protein: protein MRESRTGRQLTLRHGSQSVVVVELGGALRHYAIGERPVLDGFAADGRITGGRGQLLVPWPNRVGGGRYRWHGQDLQLPLTEPVNGNAIHGLLRWTSWQVLEVADSRAVLEVTLWPQPGYPFHLRIRAEYVLGDEGLEVAVTALNQGASVAPYGVGQHPYLTVGTAAVDEAVLTVPARSWLRTDDLGLPVAAEPVAGTPYDFRTPRAIGAQHLDTPFGDLDRDARGRAVVRLAHPSGEQGTDVWLGEGADFLQVYTGDTLPERERRRAVAIEPMSCPPDAFRSGTSIVALGPGERHTVRWGISPWEK, encoded by the coding sequence GTGCGCGAGAGCCGGACCGGACGGCAGCTGACACTGCGTCATGGGAGCCAGTCCGTGGTCGTCGTCGAGCTGGGCGGCGCCCTTCGGCACTACGCGATCGGCGAACGTCCGGTTCTCGACGGCTTCGCTGCCGACGGCCGGATCACGGGAGGACGCGGCCAACTCCTGGTGCCGTGGCCGAACCGGGTCGGGGGCGGCCGCTACCGGTGGCACGGGCAGGACCTGCAACTTCCGCTGACCGAGCCGGTGAACGGCAACGCGATCCACGGTCTGCTCCGCTGGACCTCGTGGCAGGTACTGGAGGTGGCGGACAGCCGAGCCGTGCTGGAAGTCACGTTGTGGCCGCAGCCCGGCTACCCCTTCCACCTGCGGATCCGAGCCGAGTACGTCCTGGGCGACGAGGGCCTCGAGGTGGCCGTGACCGCGCTGAACCAGGGCGCGAGCGTCGCGCCGTACGGCGTCGGCCAGCATCCTTACCTCACCGTCGGTACGGCCGCGGTCGACGAAGCGGTGCTGACCGTGCCGGCGCGGAGTTGGCTCCGTACCGACGACCTGGGCCTGCCCGTGGCCGCCGAACCGGTTGCGGGCACCCCGTACGACTTCCGCACACCGAGGGCGATCGGCGCCCAGCACCTGGACACCCCGTTCGGCGATCTCGACCGGGACGCCCGCGGTCGCGCCGTGGTACGCCTGGCCCACCCGTCGGGGGAACAGGGTACGGATGTCTGGCTCGGCGAGGGGGCGGACTTCCTGCAGGTGTACACCGGCGACACCCTGCCGGAGAGGGAACGTCGTCGGGCGGTCGCCATCGAACCGATGTCCTGCCCGCCGGACGCCTTCCGCAGCGGTACGTCGATCGTCGCCCTCGGACCGGGCGAGCGGCACACCGTCAGATGGGGCATCTCGCCATGGGAGAAGTGA
- a CDS encoding SDR family oxidoreductase, translating to MAGSAGGNRGVIHSQLLAGQKALVTGANSGIGKATAIALGRAGADVVVNYVVGADEAEKVVTEIEAFGVRSYAHEADVSDEEQVVQMVSRMVDELGTIDIMVANAGLQRDAPVTEMTLAQWHKVIDVNLTGQFLCARAAAKEFLRRGVVPEVSRAAGKIICMSSVHQIIPWSGHVNYASSKGGVGMMMQTLAQELAPRKIRVNAVAPGAIRTPINKDAWDTPEAEADLLRLIPYSRVGDPEDIANAVVAVASDLLDYVVGTTLYVDGGMTLFPGFATGG from the coding sequence GTGGCAGGCAGTGCCGGTGGGAATCGCGGGGTGATCCACTCACAGCTCCTGGCCGGGCAGAAGGCGCTGGTGACCGGTGCCAACTCCGGCATCGGCAAGGCGACGGCGATCGCGCTCGGCCGGGCCGGCGCGGACGTCGTCGTCAACTATGTCGTCGGCGCGGACGAAGCCGAGAAGGTGGTCACGGAGATCGAGGCCTTCGGGGTCCGTTCCTACGCGCACGAGGCCGACGTGTCCGACGAGGAGCAGGTCGTCCAGATGGTCTCGCGCATGGTGGACGAGCTCGGCACCATCGACATCATGGTCGCCAACGCGGGCCTGCAGCGGGACGCTCCCGTCACGGAGATGACACTCGCCCAGTGGCACAAGGTCATCGACGTCAACCTCACCGGCCAGTTCCTCTGCGCCCGGGCGGCGGCCAAGGAGTTCCTGCGGCGTGGTGTCGTCCCGGAGGTGTCCCGCGCTGCCGGGAAGATCATCTGCATGAGCTCGGTCCACCAGATCATTCCCTGGTCGGGGCACGTGAACTACGCCTCCTCCAAGGGCGGCGTCGGCATGATGATGCAGACGCTCGCCCAAGAGCTGGCGCCCAGGAAGATCCGGGTGAACGCCGTCGCCCCCGGCGCCATCCGCACCCCGATCAACAAGGACGCCTGGGACACCCCCGAGGCCGAGGCCGACCTCCTGCGGCTGATCCCCTACAGCCGCGTCGGCGACCCGGAGGACATCGCCAACGCCGTCGTGGCAGTCGCCTCCGACCTGCTCGACTACGTGGTGGGCACGACGCTCTACGTGGACGGCGGAATGACGCTCTTCCCCGGCTTCGCCACCGGCGGCTGA
- a CDS encoding aromatic ring-hydroxylating oxygenase subunit alpha — MTASELPPSLIRTLPGSSYTDPQTFALEQEKIFEPMWFCAVRASDLDKPGSFRTVQVGRESVLVTRSRDDSVRAFLNICRHRGARLCTEEQGEVKRNFQCPYHAWTYGLDGKLVAAPNLTSMPDVDRTTYGLVPVHVREWLGYVWVCLADEPPSFEADVIGAATQRLGDPEAIERYRTEELAVGRRIRYEVGANWKLIVENFMECYHCATIHPELTDVLPEFAGGYAAQYYVGHGAEFADDAEGFTVDGSAGVDRIPTVSEDQDRRYYAITVKPQVFVNLVPDHVIVHRMFPLAADRTVVECDWLFLKDVVEAGRDVSRSVELFHRVNLQDFEACERCQPAMDSRAYRTGGVLVPSEHHIGAFHAWVRDRLRG; from the coding sequence GTGACCGCGAGCGAGCTCCCGCCGAGCCTGATCCGCACTCTCCCGGGCTCCTCCTACACCGACCCGCAGACCTTCGCGCTGGAGCAGGAGAAGATATTCGAGCCGATGTGGTTCTGCGCCGTGCGCGCGAGTGACCTGGACAAGCCGGGCAGCTTCCGGACCGTGCAGGTCGGCCGGGAGAGCGTGCTGGTCACCCGGTCCCGGGACGACAGCGTCAGGGCCTTCCTCAACATCTGCCGCCACCGCGGCGCGCGGCTCTGCACCGAGGAGCAGGGCGAGGTCAAGCGGAACTTCCAATGTCCCTACCATGCCTGGACCTACGGCCTGGACGGCAAGCTCGTCGCCGCGCCCAACCTCACCAGCATGCCGGACGTCGACCGCACCACCTACGGCCTGGTCCCGGTGCACGTGCGCGAGTGGCTCGGCTATGTGTGGGTCTGCCTGGCCGACGAGCCGCCGTCCTTCGAGGCCGACGTGATCGGCGCCGCGACGCAGCGCCTGGGCGATCCCGAGGCGATCGAGCGCTACCGGACCGAGGAGCTCGCGGTCGGCCGCCGGATCCGCTACGAGGTGGGAGCCAACTGGAAGCTGATCGTCGAGAACTTCATGGAGTGCTACCACTGTGCCACCATCCACCCCGAACTGACCGATGTGCTACCCGAGTTCGCCGGAGGCTACGCGGCGCAGTACTACGTGGGCCACGGCGCCGAGTTCGCCGACGACGCCGAGGGTTTCACCGTCGACGGCAGCGCGGGCGTGGACCGGATCCCGACCGTCTCCGAGGACCAGGACCGCAGGTACTACGCGATCACGGTCAAGCCGCAGGTGTTCGTCAACCTGGTGCCCGACCATGTCATCGTGCACCGGATGTTCCCGCTCGCCGCCGACCGCACCGTCGTGGAGTGCGACTGGCTCTTCCTCAAGGACGTCGTCGAGGCGGGCCGCGACGTCTCCCGCTCGGTGGAGCTGTTCCACCGGGTCAACCTCCAGGACTTCGAGGCGTGCGAGCGCTGCCAGCCCGCCATGGACTCGCGCGCCTACCGGACCGGCGGTGTGCTGGTGCCGAGCGAGCACCACATCGGCGCGTTCCACGCCTGGGTCCGTGACCGGCTCCGCGGCTGA